In Candidatus Polarisedimenticolia bacterium, one DNA window encodes the following:
- the panC gene encoding pantoate--beta-alanine ligase — MEIVTRTSRMTFLSREARAAGARIGFVPTMGALHEGHLSLIRRASQSSSLPVLSVFVNPAQFGPGEDFSRYPRDLPRDADLAREGGARVLYAPQPDEVYPPGFGTQVSVEPLDSVLEGAARPGHFRGVATIVTKLLHRVAPHVVFFGQKDAQQAVIVKKMLRDLEMDVEIEVCPTVRGDDGLALSSRNLYLKPEERRSAPVLYRALRRAEAAIREENERDPGRIVEGIRSTVESEPLVRLEYAAVVDSATLTPVERIQGEVLIPLAARVGGTRLIDNVIVKLEG, encoded by the coding sequence GTGGAGATCGTAACCCGGACCTCCAGGATGACCTTCCTGTCCCGCGAAGCGCGCGCCGCGGGAGCGCGCATCGGCTTCGTCCCGACGATGGGGGCGCTGCACGAAGGACACCTGAGCCTGATTCGCCGCGCCTCCCAGTCTTCCTCCCTCCCCGTCTTGAGCGTGTTCGTCAATCCGGCGCAGTTTGGTCCGGGCGAGGACTTCAGCCGCTATCCCCGGGACCTTCCGCGAGACGCCGATCTGGCGCGGGAGGGCGGGGCGCGGGTCCTCTATGCCCCTCAGCCCGACGAGGTCTATCCTCCCGGCTTCGGCACGCAGGTCTCGGTGGAGCCGCTCGACTCCGTGCTGGAAGGCGCGGCGCGGCCCGGGCACTTTCGGGGCGTCGCCACGATCGTGACGAAGCTGTTGCACCGCGTAGCCCCGCACGTCGTCTTTTTCGGGCAGAAGGACGCCCAGCAGGCGGTGATCGTGAAGAAGATGCTCCGAGACCTGGAAATGGATGTCGAGATCGAGGTCTGCCCCACCGTCCGAGGCGACGACGGCCTCGCGCTCAGCTCGCGCAACCTCTATCTCAAGCCCGAGGAGCGGCGCTCGGCGCCGGTTCTGTACCGGGCCTTGCGGCGCGCCGAGGCAGCCATCCGGGAGGAGAACGAGCGCGATCCCGGCCGGATTGTCGAAGGGATTCGATCCACCGTGGAGAGCGAGCCGCTGGTGCGCCTGGAGTATGCGGCGGTCGTGGACAGCGCGACGCTGACTCCCGTGGAGAGAATCCAGGGAGAGGTTCTGATTCCCCTGGCGGCCCGGGTCGGAGGCACGCGGCTGATCGACAACGTGATCGTCAAGCTGGAGGGCTGA
- the panD gene encoding aspartate 1-decarboxylase yields the protein MQREVLRGKIHRATVTEANLEYEGSLTVDADLLEAAGLAPYERIDVYDITNGSRFSTYLIEGPRGSGVVCVNGAAAHLAKRGDRVIITGYGLATAAELKGYRPRIVLVDEGNRIQRVLHESTGARVP from the coding sequence ATGCAAAGGGAAGTGCTGCGCGGCAAGATCCACCGTGCCACCGTCACCGAGGCCAACCTGGAATACGAAGGAAGCCTGACGGTGGACGCCGATCTGCTCGAGGCGGCCGGGCTCGCGCCTTACGAGCGGATTGACGTGTATGACATCACGAACGGCAGCCGCTTCTCGACTTACTTGATCGAGGGCCCGCGGGGATCGGGCGTCGTCTGCGTCAACGGAGCCGCAGCCCATCTTGCCAAGCGGGGCGATCGCGTCATCATCACCGGCTACGGCCTTGCCACCGCGGCGGAGCTGAAAGGCTACCGCCCGCGCATCGTCCTCGTGGACGAGGGCAACCGCATTCAGCGCGTTCTCCACGAATCGACCGGCGCCCGAGTTCCGTAA
- a CDS encoding transcriptional regulator, whose amino-acid sequence MPRRNSETGTTEWPSLKGLDRLLEHRIRLGVCVLLSRNDALSFSRLKEFLKETDGSLGAHLRKLEEAGYLSLRREFLDRKPVTWYALTRAGRASLKSHLAALHEVIQSGPSAG is encoded by the coding sequence ATGCCACGCAGGAATTCTGAGACTGGGACCACGGAATGGCCGAGCCTCAAGGGACTGGACCGCCTCCTGGAACACCGCATTCGGCTGGGAGTCTGCGTTCTTCTTTCACGGAATGATGCCCTGAGCTTCAGCAGGCTGAAGGAATTCCTCAAAGAGACCGACGGCTCGCTCGGAGCTCACCTTCGCAAGCTGGAGGAGGCGGGTTATTTGAGCCTGCGGCGGGAGTTTCTGGATCGCAAGCCCGTCACCTGGTACGCGCTGACCCGGGCGGGGCGCGCCTCGCTGAAATCCCATCTGGCCGCGCTTCACGAGGTGATTCAGAGCGGCCCTTCCGCCGGATAG
- a CDS encoding TldD/PmbA family protein produces the protein MENREPEKIIDRGLDLLRRAAADGGEVYFQHTHDTSATVVDQSVESVEAKQECGAAFRVFKEGRVGFSFTPDTSLAGLRRAVDRAVAILPHVDPEEPNTVPDPEESSFNLKNEDPELGQVTVEKKVDMARRIESCALRFSTRVKRVRESRYSDTWGGCWIANTAGVRAWYSLSRSVGSIELVAIDKEENQTGYGSGFGLGIDDLEPDAIGIEAASRAINKLGAEPGPTRRTDVVLDPDVVAGVFGTLAAALYADSVLKDKSLFKGLLGQKVGRSTVTLIDDGRLPGSMHLAPVDGEGAPTRRTVLIDQGILNGYLHSHFTARKMGVARTGSAQRGGYLSSPRIGISSLYLRPTGVSRKTLLGMVAKGIYVSEVMGLHTIDPISGDFSLGAAGWEMENGQMVRPFQKMGFSGNVRGLLDSLAAVADDLRLFASGNTGSTVLLEGISISGS, from the coding sequence ATGGAAAACAGAGAGCCTGAGAAGATCATCGATCGGGGCCTGGACCTTCTCCGGAGGGCCGCGGCCGACGGGGGGGAGGTTTACTTCCAGCATACGCACGACACTTCGGCCACGGTGGTGGATCAAAGCGTCGAGTCGGTCGAAGCCAAGCAGGAGTGCGGCGCCGCGTTTCGGGTCTTCAAGGAAGGGCGCGTCGGCTTCTCCTTCACCCCCGACACCAGCCTCGCAGGGCTCCGGAGAGCCGTCGACCGCGCCGTGGCGATTCTCCCCCACGTCGACCCGGAGGAGCCGAATACGGTCCCGGATCCCGAGGAATCCTCCTTCAACCTGAAGAACGAGGACCCCGAGCTCGGACAGGTGACCGTCGAGAAAAAAGTGGACATGGCGCGGCGGATCGAGAGCTGCGCCTTGCGCTTCTCGACCCGCGTCAAGCGCGTCCGGGAGAGCCGGTATTCCGACACGTGGGGCGGCTGCTGGATTGCGAACACGGCCGGCGTGCGGGCCTGGTACAGCCTGTCGCGGTCGGTGGGCTCGATCGAGCTGGTGGCCATCGACAAGGAGGAGAACCAAACCGGTTACGGTTCGGGTTTCGGCCTGGGGATCGACGACCTCGAGCCGGACGCGATCGGAATCGAGGCCGCCTCCCGGGCCATCAACAAGCTCGGGGCGGAACCGGGACCCACGCGCCGCACCGACGTGGTGCTCGATCCGGACGTCGTGGCGGGGGTTTTTGGAACGCTCGCGGCGGCTTTGTACGCCGACAGCGTGCTCAAGGACAAGTCGCTGTTCAAGGGGCTGCTTGGCCAGAAGGTGGGCCGCTCCACGGTGACGCTGATCGATGACGGCCGCCTTCCCGGATCGATGCACCTCGCTCCCGTGGACGGGGAGGGAGCTCCCACGCGCCGGACCGTGCTCATCGATCAAGGCATTCTGAACGGCTACCTCCACAGCCATTTCACGGCTCGGAAGATGGGGGTCGCCCGCACCGGAAGCGCCCAGCGGGGCGGCTACCTCTCATCCCCCCGCATCGGCATCTCCTCTCTCTATCTGCGTCCGACGGGAGTCAGCCGGAAGACCCTGCTGGGCATGGTGGCGAAGGGGATCTACGTCTCGGAAGTGATGGGACTCCACACCATCGATCCGATCTCCGGCGATTTTTCTCTCGGGGCCGCGGGATGGGAGATGGAGAACGGCCAAATGGTCCGGCCGTTCCAGAAAATGGGATTCTCCGGCAACGTCCGAGGCCTGCTGGACTCCCTCGCGGCGGTGGCCGACGACCTGCGCCTTTTCGCTTCCGGCAACACCGGATCGACGGTTCTCCTGGAAGGCATCAGCATCAGCGGCTCGTGA
- a CDS encoding TldD/PmbA family protein, with translation MSFMEADQAKRILETLLSRGGDFAEVYCQSDEYTRILLDDGKLEEILSGEDAGISLRLVSGDRTFFYSGNDLDPEVLIREAARLAAAVEPGGAAAQVPDLRNTPVPAVSPVRILPASVDMGKKVELLRRAERTARGVDARVAQFSASYGDSLLAITVINSDGTLAREQRVYTTLFGSVIAREGDQIRTGYHSLAETRGFELFDEHPPEEVGREAARIALVQLSARPAPAGTFTVVLSSKAGGTMVHEACGHGLEADFAEKSLSIYAGKLGERVASDLITVVDDGTLPNRRGSTGMDDEGIPSSRVLLIEKGILKSYLHSRRTARKLGQAPTGNGRRESYRYLPIPRMRNTLIVPGETPPEEIVSGVEEGIFVCQMGGGEVDIASGNFIFNVGEAYMIRNGKIAEPIRDATLIGNGPEVLGSIDAVGSDLGYGVGTCGKDGQRVPVADAQPTLRIPRIVVGGTVAANE, from the coding sequence ATGAGCTTCATGGAAGCCGATCAGGCAAAGAGAATCCTCGAAACGCTTCTCTCCCGCGGCGGCGACTTCGCCGAGGTCTACTGCCAATCCGACGAATACACCCGCATTCTGCTGGACGACGGCAAGCTCGAAGAGATCCTGTCGGGCGAGGATGCCGGAATCTCCCTCCGGCTCGTCTCCGGGGACCGGACTTTCTTCTATTCCGGAAACGACCTCGACCCGGAAGTCCTCATTCGGGAGGCGGCGCGCCTCGCCGCAGCCGTCGAGCCGGGCGGGGCCGCGGCGCAGGTCCCCGATCTTCGGAACACCCCGGTTCCCGCGGTCTCGCCGGTCAGGATCCTTCCCGCCTCGGTGGACATGGGGAAAAAAGTGGAGCTGCTCCGGCGGGCGGAAAGGACGGCGCGAGGCGTCGACGCCCGGGTGGCTCAATTCTCCGCGAGCTACGGCGACTCGCTGCTGGCGATCACGGTGATCAACTCCGACGGGACCTTGGCCCGCGAGCAGCGCGTCTATACGACCTTGTTCGGCTCGGTCATCGCCCGGGAGGGCGATCAAATCCGGACCGGATACCACTCGCTTGCCGAAACCCGGGGGTTCGAGCTCTTCGACGAGCATCCTCCGGAGGAAGTGGGAAGGGAGGCCGCACGAATCGCCCTGGTCCAGCTTTCGGCCCGGCCGGCTCCCGCCGGCACGTTCACCGTGGTCCTTTCGTCCAAGGCGGGCGGCACGATGGTCCATGAGGCGTGCGGCCACGGACTGGAGGCGGATTTCGCGGAGAAGTCGCTCTCCATCTACGCCGGCAAGCTCGGCGAGCGGGTTGCCTCCGATCTGATCACCGTGGTCGACGACGGAACGCTTCCCAATCGGCGCGGATCGACCGGAATGGACGATGAGGGAATCCCGAGCTCCCGAGTCCTGCTGATCGAGAAAGGGATTCTGAAGTCCTATCTTCACAGCCGCCGGACGGCCCGGAAGCTCGGGCAGGCGCCCACCGGAAACGGCCGCCGAGAAAGCTACCGCTACCTTCCGATTCCCCGCATGCGCAACACGCTGATCGTCCCCGGAGAGACGCCGCCGGAGGAGATTGTCTCCGGCGTCGAGGAGGGTATCTTCGTCTGTCAGATGGGAGGAGGCGAGGTGGACATCGCCAGCGGAAACTTCATCTTCAACGTGGGTGAGGCGTACATGATCCGCAACGGCAAGATCGCCGAGCCGATCCGGGACGCGACCCTCATCGGCAACGGTCCGGAAGTGCTCGGTAGCATTGACGCGGTAGGATCCGATCTCGGATACGGGGTCGGCACGTGCGGCAAGGACGGCCAGCGCGTCCCCGTCGCCGACGCGCAACCGACGCTGAGAATCCCGAGGATCGTGGTCGGCGGCACGGTCGCCGCGAACGAATGA
- the coaE gene encoding dephospho-CoA kinase (Dephospho-CoA kinase (CoaE) performs the final step in coenzyme A biosynthesis.), with product MALTGGIATGKSEVAGVFKEMGATVLDADSLGHELMKPGSPAYDEIRAAFGDEVLATDGRIDRKELAPRVFGDASARHRLNAILHPRIVTKIEERLQEFAGRPPGGIIVVEAALLVEAGADRIFDRIVVTHCDAGTQSARLERRDALSGSEAKRRIASQTVPQKRLEAADYLIDTSGTAEETRSAARRTFAALRRDLEAQDSIR from the coding sequence GTGGCCCTGACGGGAGGAATCGCCACCGGCAAGTCGGAGGTGGCCGGAGTTTTCAAGGAGATGGGGGCAACCGTGCTCGACGCGGATTCGCTCGGACACGAGCTCATGAAGCCCGGCTCTCCGGCCTACGACGAGATCCGGGCGGCCTTCGGCGACGAAGTCCTCGCGACCGACGGCCGCATCGATCGGAAAGAGCTCGCTCCCCGCGTCTTCGGGGACGCCTCGGCCCGACACCGGCTCAACGCCATCCTGCATCCGCGGATTGTGACGAAGATCGAGGAGCGCCTCCAGGAGTTTGCCGGCCGTCCTCCGGGCGGGATCATCGTCGTCGAGGCCGCGCTGCTCGTCGAGGCGGGAGCGGACAGGATCTTCGATCGAATCGTGGTGACCCATTGCGACGCCGGGACCCAGAGCGCGCGACTCGAGCGGCGGGACGCGCTCAGCGGCTCCGAAGCCAAGCGCCGGATCGCCTCGCAGACGGTGCCGCAGAAACGCCTCGAAGCAGCGGACTACCTCATCGACACCTCCGGAACCGCGGAGGAGACCCGGAGCGCCGCCCGCAGGACGTTCGCGGCCTTGCGCCGGGATCTGGAAGCCCAGGATTCGATCCGCTAA
- a CDS encoding bifunctional 5,10-methylenetetrahydrofolate dehydrogenase/5,10-methenyltetrahydrofolate cyclohydrolase, giving the protein MAARPLSGATVAREIRSEVASAVEDFVSREGHRPRLAVILAGEDVASGVYVRNKLKACTETGIDSDLIRLEGPGAGSRVLAAVREANRRSDVDGILVQLPLPDGVDEAEILQEIDPGKDVDGLHPLNAGRLLLGLEGLRPCTPSGIMELLVRSGIEIAGKSAVVIGRSEIVGKPMALLLLQAHATVTICHSRTRNLPAVAAGAEILVVAAGKPGLVDEEFIRSGAVVVDVGIHRVEREAQVLDLFGAESSQAQAFRNGRTVLVGDVHPRRAAATAGALTPVPGGVGPLTIACLLQNTLKAARMRRAAARS; this is encoded by the coding sequence GTGGCGGCCCGGCCGCTGAGCGGCGCAACGGTGGCGCGCGAAATCCGCTCGGAGGTCGCCTCCGCGGTCGAGGACTTCGTGTCCCGGGAAGGGCACCGGCCCAGGCTGGCGGTCATTCTGGCCGGGGAAGACGTGGCTTCCGGAGTCTACGTTCGCAACAAGCTGAAGGCTTGCACGGAAACCGGCATCGACTCCGACCTGATCCGTCTGGAGGGGCCCGGCGCCGGCAGCCGGGTCCTGGCGGCCGTCCGGGAAGCCAACCGCCGGAGCGACGTGGACGGGATCCTCGTCCAGCTTCCGCTTCCCGACGGCGTCGACGAGGCGGAGATTCTCCAGGAAATCGACCCCGGAAAGGACGTGGACGGGTTGCATCCCCTGAACGCGGGGCGCCTTCTGCTGGGACTCGAGGGTCTGCGGCCTTGCACGCCGAGCGGGATCATGGAGCTGCTAGTCCGATCGGGAATCGAGATCGCCGGAAAGAGCGCCGTGGTTATCGGCCGGAGCGAGATCGTCGGGAAGCCGATGGCGCTCCTGCTGCTCCAGGCTCACGCCACGGTGACGATCTGTCATTCGCGGACGCGGAATCTGCCTGCCGTGGCGGCCGGCGCCGAGATCCTCGTGGTCGCGGCGGGGAAACCGGGATTGGTCGACGAGGAATTCATCCGATCGGGGGCCGTGGTCGTCGACGTGGGCATCCACCGCGTCGAGCGGGAAGCGCAGGTGCTCGATCTCTTCGGCGCCGAGTCGAGCCAGGCGCAGGCCTTCCGCAACGGCCGGACGGTTCTCGTGGGCGACGTCCACCCCCGGCGGGCGGCGGCGACGGCGGGAGCCCTGACTCCGGTTCCGGGAGGCGTGGGCCCTCTGACGATCGCCTGCCTCCTGCAGAACACGCTGAAGGCGGCACGGATGCGGCGCGCGGCGGCGCGCTCATGA